A single genomic interval of Carassius auratus strain Wakin chromosome 30, ASM336829v1, whole genome shotgun sequence harbors:
- the LOC113049963 gene encoding histone H1.11R-like, with protein MAETAPAPAAAPAKAPKKKATKAKKPGPSVSDLILKTVTASNERKGVSLAALKKALAGGGYDVEKNNSRVKIALKSLVKKGALVQTKGTGASGSFKVSKKPAAKKPVKKVVAKPKKPAVKKAAAKAAKPKKAAVKKPAPKKSPKKVKKAAAPKKATKSPKKVKKPAVKKVAKSPKKVKAVKPKTVKAKAAKPKAAKAKKTAAKKKYVRMQTGVTKEVSISKVCGVTMVRHQLITEVNRLNRIPRAQLPASQEAGKRFAEFCIKCINNRIQGRVRPPTPHKHIESCLIDTWDLPGVVEARVSKKPAAKKPVKKVVAKPKKPAVKKAAAKAAKPKKAAVKKPAPKKSPKKVKKAAAPKKATKSPKKVKKPAVKKVAKSPKKVKAVKPKTVKAKAAKPKAAKAKKTAAKKK; from the exons ATGGCAGAAACTGCTCCTGCTCCCGCGGCTGCTCCGGCTAAAGCCCCGAAGAAGAAGGCGACAAAGGCGAAGAAGCCTGGACCAAGCGTGTCCGACCTGATCTTGAAGACGGTCACCGCTTCCAACGAGCGCAAAGGAGTTTCCCTGGCGGCTCTGAAGAAGGCTTTGGCAGGTGGTGGATATGACGTTGAGAAAAACAACTCTCGCGTCAAGATTGCTTTGAAATCTCTGGTGAAAAAGGGGGCGCTTGTTCAAACTAAAGGCACCGGAGCGTCCGGATCTTTCAAGGTGAGCAAGAAACCAGCCGCCAAGAAGCCCGTCAAGAAAGTTGTGGCGAAACCGAAGAAACCAGCCGTGAAGAAGGCGGCGGCCAAGGCGGCGAAGCCCAAGAAGGCAGCAGTAAAGAAACCTGCCCCGAAGAAGTCTCCTAAGAAAGTAAAGAAAGCGGCTGCGCCCAAGAAAGCCACCAAAAGCCCCAAGAAAGTGAAGAAACCGGCAGTGAAGAAAGTTGCAAAGAGTCCTAAGAAGGTCAAAGCAGTGAAGCCTAAAACAGTGAAGGCTAAAGCCGCAAAGCCCAAGGCTGCCAAAGCGAAGAAGACGGCTGCTAAGAAGAAGTA CGTGCGGATGCAGACAGGGGTGACCAAAGAGGTGAGCATCTCGAAGGTTTGTGGAGTCACGATGGTAAGACACCAGCTCATTACTGAAGTCAACCGTTTGAACCGTATTCCGAGAGCACAGCTTCCCGCATCCCAAGAGGCTGGAAAACGCTTTGCGGAATTctgcattaaatgcataaacaacaGGATTCAAGGTAGAGTTCGCCCACCCACACCACACAAACACATCGAAAGTTGTCTTATTGACACATGGGATCTGCCCGGCGTTGTGGAGGCCAGG GTGAGCAAGAAACCAGCCGCCAAGAAGCCCGTCAAGAAAGTTGTGGCGAAACCGAAGAAACCAGCCGTGAAGAAGGCGGCGGCCAAGGCGGCGAAGCCCAAGAAGGCAGCAGTAAAGAAACCTGCCCCGAAGAAGTCTCCTAAGAAAGTAAAGAAAGCGGCTGCGCCCAAGAAAGCCACCAAAAGCCCCAAGAAAGTGAAGAAACCGGCAGTGAAGAAAGTTGCAAAGAGTCCTAAGAAGGTCAAAGCAGTGAAGCCTAAAACAGTGAAGGCTAAAGCCGCAAAGCCCAAGGCTGCCAAAGCGAAGAAGACGGCTGCTAAGAAGAAGTAA
- the LOC113049432 gene encoding histone H4: MSGRGKGGKGLGKGGAKRHRKVLRDNIQGITKPAIRRLARRGGVKRISGLIYEETRGVLKVFLENVIRDAVTYTEHAKRKTVTAMDVVYALKRQGRTLYGFGG, from the coding sequence ATGTCTGGCAGAGGAAAAGGCGGTAAGGGGCTTGGGAAAGGTGGTGCAAAACGTCACCGCAAAGTTTTGAGAGATAACATTCAAGGAATCACAAAGCCAGCTATTCGCCGTTTAGCGCGTCGTGGTGGTGTGAAACGTATTTCTGGGCTGATCTATGAAGAGACGCGAGGTGTATTAAAAGTGTTTCTTGAAAATGTCATTCGCGACGCTGTGACCTACACCGAGCACGCCAAGCGCAAGACAGTGACTGCTATGGACGTAGTGTACGCTCTGAAGCGCCAAGGCCGAACGCTGTATGGTTTTGGCGGTTAA
- the LOC113050034 gene encoding D(1) dopamine receptor-like codes for MVNQTEGYVSELITRSTTACLLFIFVLSTFLGNALVCTAVVRFRHLRSKVAYVFVVSLAVSDLLVASLVMPWKATAEIVGFWPFGSFCEVWIAFDIMCSTASILNLCIISVDRYWAIAIPLSYEQKMTRRVAYVMIGVAWALSVLISFIPVQLSWHKSLRHKEDLGEMAEKCDASLNRTYAITSSLISFYIPVSIMIVTYTRIFLIAQKQIRRISMQECTIKHVQSCQSCSKAPEEKLKSSFKRETKVLKTLSMIMGVFVCCWLPFFILNCMVPFCDPGLHNAGQIPCVNKTTFDVFVWCGWANSTLNPVVYAFNAEFRKAFSSLLGCGKLCSRNTVQTVDFSNELVSYHRDSTNLRDAHLFGHPCLHPHAVREESDKDVRFDTVSQMAEVPYEAECNFVYGERPPMISHGETELSLDKILPFTKDELVSLVTHNESESPSISGIL; via the coding sequence ATGGTAAACCAGACTGAAGGTTATGTCTCAGAGCTAATAACTCGCTCCACGACTGCTTGTCTGCTTTTCATTTTCGTGCTCTCCACCTTTCTAGGGAATGCTCTGGTGTGCACCGCAGTGGTACGGTTCCGTCATCTGCGCTCCAAAGTGGCGTACGTGTTTGTAGTGTCTTTGGCCGTCTCTGATCTCTTAGTTGCCTCTCTTGTAATGCCATGGAAGGCAACTGCAGAGATTGTGGGTTTCTGGCCATTCGGCAGTTTCTGTGAAGTATGGATAGCCTTTGACATCATGTGCTCTACCGCCTCTATTCTTAACCTGTGCATCATAAGTGTGGATCGTTACTGGGCTATTGCTATCCCACTGAGCTACGAGCAGAAAATGACAAGAAGAGTGGCATATGTCATGATTGGAGTGGCATGGGCACTCTCAGTTCTGATCTCATTCATTCCTGTGCAGCTGAGTTGGCATAAGAGTCTCCGCCATAAAGAAGACCTGGGAGAAATGGCTGAGAAATGCGATGCCAGTTTAAACCGCACTTATGCCATCACTTCATCTCTAATCAGCTTCTACATCCCTGTCTCCATAATGATTGTCACTTACACTCGCATCTTCCTCATAGCGCAAAAGCAGATCCGAAGGATATCAATGCAAGAGTGCACCATTAAGCATGTTCAGTCCTGCCAGAGCTGCAGTAAAGCACCTGAAGAGAAGTTAAAAAGCTCATTTAAGAGGGAAACCAAAGTCCTGAAAACCCTGTCAATGATCATGGGTGTGTTCGTCTGCTGTTGGCTCCCTTTCTTCATTCTTAACTGCATGGTGCCGTTTTGTGACCCTGGCCTCCACAACGCCGGGCAGATCCCATGTGTCAATAAGACAACTTTCGATGTGTTTGTGTGGTGTGGGTGGGCGAACTCTACCTTGAATCCtgttgtttatgcatttaatgcagAATTCCGCAAAGCGTTTTCCAGCCTCTTGGGATGCGGGAAGCTGTGCTCTCGGAATACGGTTCAAACGGTTGACTTCAGTAATGAGCTGGTGTCTTACCATCGTGACTCCACAAACCTTCGAGATGCTCACCTCTTCGGTCACCCCTGTCTGCATCCGCACGCTGTCAGAGAGGAAAGTGATAAAGACGTGCGCTTTGATACAGTGTCACAGATGGCTGAAGTCCCTTATGAGGCTGAATGCAACTTTGTATATGGGGAAAGGCCTCCTATGATAAGTCATGGAGAAACAGAACTATCATTGGATAAAATCCTACCATTTACAAAAGATGAGTTAGTGTCTCTTGTGACTCATAATGAAAGCGAATCTCCAAGTATCTCTGGAATATTGTAA
- the cyb561a3a gene encoding lysosomal membrane ascorbate-dependent ferrireductase CYB561A3 translates to MRGIVTFYLTYLLCLMLGITCVALVAYWNYSYRGGFAWDGSIKQFNWHPVFMVIGMVVLYGNAAIVYRIPLTWGHNKLPWKLLHAGLLLLSFVLSVIGLCAVFEYHNANHTANLYSLHSWVGICTTALFAAQWVMGFTAFLLPCTPMTARALVKPAHVWMGGIILVLGIVSCISGINEKLFFALKGITNGTLPYSALPPEAITANALGVIIVAFGLVVLKILSNQTWQRPEPGYEEGVYQPLGYDGS, encoded by the exons ATGAGAGGAATCGTTACATTTTACCTGACCTATCTGCTGTGCCTGATGTTGGGGATCACCTGTGTGGCATTAGTAGCTTACTGGAATTACAGCTATAGAGGTGGATTTGCATGGGACGGCTCAATCAAGCAGTTTAACTGGCACCCAGTCTTCATGGTCATTGGCATGGTGGTGCTTTATGGGAATG CTGCTATAGTGTACCGTATTCCTCTGACGTGGGGTCACAATAAGCTCCCATGGAAGCTGTTACATGCTGGGCTTCTGCTCCTTTCTTTTGTTCTGTCTGTTATCGGGCTTTGTGCAGTGTTCGAATACCACAATGCAAACCACACAGCCAATCTCTATTCCCTCCACAGCTGGGTGGGGATTTGTACCACTGCACTTTTTGCTGCACAG TGGGTCATGGGTTTTACCGCGTTTCTCTTACCTTGTACTCCAATGACGGCTCGTGCTCTTGTAAAGCCGGCTCATGTTTGGATGGGAGGAATCATCTTGGTACTAGGCATTGTGTCCTGCATCTCAGGGATCAACGAAAAACTCTTTTTTGCACT AAAAGGAATCACCAATGGGACGCTGCCTTACTCTGCATTACCACCAGAGGCAATAACTGCAAATGCATTGGGAGTCATCATTGTTGCATTTGGATTGGTTGTTTTGAAAATCTTATCCAATCAGACATGGCAGCGTCCTGAACCAGGCTATGAAGAGGGAGTTTATCAG CCACTGGGGTATGATGGAAGCTGA
- the LOC113049431 gene encoding D(1) dopamine receptor-like produces the protein MLNQTEGYVSELITRSTTACLLFIFVLSTFLGNALVCTAVVRFRHLRSKVAYVFVVSLAVSDLLVASLVMPWKATAEIVGFWPFGSFCEVWIAFDIMCSTASILNLCIISVDRYWAIAIPLSYEQKMTRRVAYVMIGVAWALSVLISFIPVQLSWHKSLRHKEDLGEMAEKCDASLNRTYAITSSLISFYIPVSIMIVTYTRIFLIAQKQIRSISMQECTIKHVQSCQSCSKAPEEKLKSSFKRETKVLKTLSMIMGVFVCCWLPFFILNCMVPFCDPGLHNAGQIPCVNKTTFDVFVWCGWANSTLNPVVYAFNAEFRKAFSSLLGCGKLCSRNTVQTVDFSNELVSYHRDSTNLRDAHLFGHPCLHPHAVREESDKDVRFDTVSQMAEVPYEAECNFVYGERPPMISHGETELSLDKILPFTKDELVSLVTHNESESPSISGIL, from the coding sequence ATGTTAAACCAGACTGAAGGTTATGTCTCAGAGCTAATAACTCGCTCCACGACTGCTTGTCTGCTTTTCATTTTCGTGCTCTCCACCTTTCTAGGGAATGCTCTGGTGTGCACCGCAGTGGTACGGTTCCGTCATCTGCGCTCCAAAGTGGCGTACGTGTTTGTAGTGTCTTTGGCCGTCTCTGATCTCTTAGTTGCCTCTCTTGTAATGCCATGGAAGGCAACTGCAGAGATTGTGGGTTTCTGGCCATTCGGCAGTTTCTGTGAAGTATGGATAGCCTTTGACATCATGTGCTCTACCGCCTCTATTCTTAACCTGTGCATCATAAGTGTGGATCGTTACTGGGCTATTGCTATCCCACTGAGCTACGAGCAGAAAATGACAAGAAGAGTGGCATATGTCATGATTGGAGTGGCATGGGCACTCTCAGTTCTGATCTCATTCATTCCTGTGCAGCTGAGTTGGCATAAGAGTCTCCGCCATAAAGAAGACCTGGGAGAAATGGCTGAGAAATGCGATGCCAGTTTAAACCGCACTTATGCCATCACTTCATCTCTAATCAGCTTCTACATCCCTGTCTCCATAATGATTGTCACTTACACTCGCATCTTCCTCATAGCGCAAAAGCAGATCCGAAGTATATCAATGCAAGAGTGTACCATTAAGCATGTTCAGTCCTGCCAGAGCTGCAGTAAAGCACCTGAAGAGAAGTTAAAAAGCTCATTTAAGAGGGAAACCAAAGTCCTGAAAACCCTGTCAATGATCATGGGTGTGTTCGTCTGCTGTTGGCTCCCTTTCTTCATTCTTAACTGCATGGTGCCGTTTTGTGACCCTGGCCTCCACAACGCCGGGCAGATCCCATGTGTCAATAAGACAACTTTCGATGTGTTTGTGTGGTGTGGGTGGGCGAACTCTACCTTGAATCCtgttgtttatgcatttaatgcagAATTCCGCAAAGCGTTTTCCAGCCTCTTGGGATGCGGGAAGCTGTGCTCTCGGAATACGGTTCAAACGGTTGACTTCAGTAATGAGCTGGTGTCTTACCATCGTGACTCCACAAACCTTCGAGATGCTCACCTCTTTGGTCACCCCTGTCTGCATCCGCACGCTGTCAGAGAGGAAAGTGATAAAGACGTGCGCTTTGATACAGTGTCACAGATGGCTGAAGTCCCTTATGAGGCTGAATGCAACTTTGTATATGGGGAAAGGCCTCCTATGATAAGTCATGGAGAAACAGAACTATCATTGGATAAAATCCTACCATTTACAAAAGATGAGTTAGTGTCTCTTGTGACTCATAATGAAAGCGAATCTCCAAGTATCTCTGGAATATTGTAA